TCAGGCGATAAGTGTTAGGCTGGCTCAACGCCGTTAAATAGGTCGCAGGCTTAGCCAAAGAGCCGATAGAACGACGGGCCTGCATCGCACGGTTATACCCGGCGAAATCAGGGTTAGCGCCACCGACCATCGCTCGCACTTCACCGGTCATCTTATCGACCACGACCATTGCGGTCTCCAGATCTTTCAGCCGACGCTGTTTCATCAGCACCGGAATACCCTCTTTCGCCGCCTTCTCCGCCGCATCCTGAGATACCGAGTCAAAGGTGGTAAAGATTTTCACGCCCGAGAGATCTTTTACCTTATCGCCCAGCTTGTCATGCAGCTCCTGGCGAACCATCTGCATAAAGGCTGGCTGTGGAGATATAACCCCGCCGCGCGGCTGCACGCCCAGAGGACGAGCGCTCAGCATGGTATACAGCTCCTGGTCGATAACCTTCTGCTCTTGCAGCAGGCGCAGCACCAGATTACGGCGCTCCAGCGCCAGCTTCGGATTACGCCATGGGTTATACAGCGAGGCCCCTTTCACCATCCCCACCAGCAACGCCTGCTGGTCGAGGCTCAGCTCTTCCACCGGACGGCCAAAGTAGTAGAGGCTGGCCAGCGGGAAGCCGCGAATCTGATCGTTCCCAGCCTGGCCCAGATAGACCTCGTTGAGATACAGCTCCAGAATACGGTCTTTGCTATAGCGAGCATCCATGATGACCGCCATATAAGCTTCGTTAGCCTTACGCCAGTAAGAACGTTCGCTGGACAGGAACAGGTTTTTCACCAGCTGCTGAGTCAGCGTACTCGCCCCCTGCACCGTGCGCCCGGCCGTCATATTAGCCAGCACCGCACGCCCCATAGAGTAGAGGCTTATCCCATCATGCTCATAGAAGTGGCGGTCTTCGGTCGCAATCAGCGTATCCACCAGCAGTTCCGGGAAGCCGGAGCGAGCAACGAACAGGCGCTGTTCGCTATTGGTGGAGGAAAGCATGGTGATAAGGCGAGGATCGAGGCGGAAGAAGCCAAAATCACGGCCGGTATCGAGATTTTTAATCTCGCTTAAGCTATTGCCATCAAAAGTCAGGCGTGCGCGAATCTGCCCTTCTTTGCCATCCGGGAAATCAAACGGACGGCGCAGCAGGTCGACGCTGTTCCCCTGCACGGTAAACTCGCCCGGACGGGTGATTTTACTCACCTCACGGTACTGAGTTGCTTCCAGCAGGCGAACGATCTCGCTTTTGTTATATGGCATATCCGGCTCAAGGTTGACCATACGGCCATATACCGCCGCCGGCAGCTGCCAGACCTTACCGTCGATGCGGCTGCGGATTTTTTGATCCAGATAAACACCATAAGCAATGATGATGGCAAGTCCCACCAGGCCCAGTTTAAACAGGAACCATAAGAAGCGGCGCTTGCGGCGCGGCGGCTTACCATTGCCGTATCCTCCACGACCTTTACGGGCCGGGGGAGCGTCGTCGTAATCATCATCTTCGTAGTCATCGTCGTAATCGTCACTGCGACGACGGCCTACGGATTTTGCTGGCCGCGAAGGTCGCCCTTTACGGCCAATTGGTTCGCGGTTATTCCCCGCCATGCTCTCTCTCCACAAACATTCAGGCGCAACGCCCGATTCTCTGTTCTTTCCCGAATGAGGAAAGAAGAAATCTCTCAAAACGGCTAATGGTTACTGATACTTTTTTGTTCGCCGGGTGGGGGCGGTATTTGCCGGATCGTCCGGCCAGAGATGTTTGGGGTATCGCCCTTTCATCTCTTTTTGAACTTCCCGCCATGCCCCCTGCCAGAATGCGGCTAAATCGCGGGTTATCTGTAATGGCCGCTGGGCCGGAGACAGTAACTCCAGCACCAACGCCACCCGGCCCTCAGCCACCACTGGCGAGCGCGCTTCGCCATACATCTCCTGGATCCTGACCGCTAAAACAGGATGTGTATCAGGTGCATAACGAATGGCTATTCGGCTGCCGGTCGGCACAGTGTAATGAGTTGGCAACGCACTATCCAGCCGCGCGCGCTGTGACCAGTCGAGAAGATTCCCCAGCGCCCGGCTCAAATCCACCTGGCGCAAGGCCTGGAGGCTTTTTACGCCTCCCATTTCCGGCAGCAACCATTTTTCCAGATTATCCAGCAGCGCTTCATCGCTCACATCCGGCCAGGCTGTATCATCCAGCCATTGAGCGGCACACTGTAGGCGGGTACGCAGATTGCTGACATCAGCAGACCAGTTTAGCACTCCCAATCCACGTTCGCGGATCCCGTTCAGCATCGCGGCATGGAGCTCATTCTCATCAGGCTTAGCCAGCACCTGCGTTTTTAGCGTTAAAGCGCCTATTTGCCAGCGTCGCCGGGCATTAAGAGTGCCTTTATCTTCGACCCACTCAACGGTATCCGAGCAGGTAATTAACCAGGGGCACTGCTCCGTTAATTGCTCAATATCCACCGGCAGCGCCTGGAGTATACGTGCGTCGGGGTTTTGGTTGCCCTGCAATAAAGAAGGCGCAATCAGCCATTCATAACGCCCCAGGCCGCTGTCCCGATTGAGCACCGCGCCGCTGCCGCTGGCAAGCTGATAGCGCCCATCCTCTCCGCGTTTACGGGCGATGCGATCGGCATAGCCGCGCGCCAACAAACCGGCGGCAAGAGAAGGATCCGCTTCTGCGCCGCTCGCGCCACAGCGCTTCATTAACTGACGGCTTCTTTGCTGCCAGTGCGGCAGGCGGCGAGACAGCGCATCAATTAATGAACCATCCCCGCTGCGCTCCGGCTCTTCTATACGCGCAATCAGCGCGGCGGCTGTCGCCCGCTCATCGTCACTGGATGCCTGAGCCAGCATCGCCGCGCAGCGCGGCTCCAGGCCAGTGCGGGCCATATCGCGCCCTACAGCATTAAGCCGCTGGTTATCATCCATTGCCCCCAGGCGTTCCAGCAGCGCTCTGCCAGCCGCCAGGCTGGCGGCCGGAGGCATATCAAGCCAGGTTAACTCTTGTGGCTGATAGCAGCCCCATTGCGCCAGCTCCATCACCAGCCCGGCCAGGTCGCTATGCATAATCTCCGGATCGCCCTGTGCCGCCGCCCGCTCGGCCTGCTCTAACGCAATCAGGTGCAGACAGATACCCGGCTCCAGCCGCCCGGCACGTCCGGCGCGCTGAGTCATCGAAGCCTGGCTCACGCGTTGAGTAATCAACCGGGTTATTCCGCTACGAACATCAAAGCGAGTGGTTCGCTCCAGAGCGCTATCCACGACCAGGCGGATGCCTTCAATCGTCAGACTGGTTTCAGCGATATTGGTCGCCAGCACTACTTTTCGTTTGCCGGAAGGCGCTGGCAAAATAGCCTGTCGCTGGGCCGCTATCGGTAAAGCGCCATATAAAGGACACAGCATGACGTCGCTATCTACGCGCCCGGCCAGCTGCTCCTGCACGCGCTGTATTTCGGCAACGCCGGGTAAAAAGAGCAGCAGCGATCCCGACTCGGCGCGCAAAAGCTGGCTGACCTGCTGAGCTACCGCCTCTTCAAAACGCGCATGAGCCGCCAGCGGCGTATAACGACGCTCAACCGGGAAGCTACGCCCCTCAGAAACTACCAGCGGTGCATCCGGCAGGCGCTGGCGCAGCCTGTCGTCATCCAGGGTTGCCGACATAATCAGCAGCTTTAAGTCATCGCGCAGCCCCTGCTGCACATCCAGCAGCAGCGCCAGCGCCAGATCGGCCTGGAGGCTGCGTTCGTGGAATTCATCGAGAATCACCAGCCCGACGCCGCTCAGCTCCGGGTCTTTTTGCAGCATCCGGGTCAGAATACCTTCGGTGACCACTTCCAGGCGGGTATTCGGCCCGACGCAGGTTTCGGAACGCATTCGGTAACCTACGGTGAGCCCGGGCTTTTCCCCCAGCAGTTCTGCCAGCCGCTCGGCCACATTCCGCGCCGCCAGCCGCCGGGGTTCTAGTAGTAAGATGCGCCCCGAAATTTGGGCCTGCTCCAGGAGTTTGAGCGGTAGCCAGGTGGACTTCCCTGCCCCGGTCGGGGCAATAAGCAAGGTCTGCGGCGCCTGATGCAGCGCGCTAAGCAATTCGGGGATAACGGCAGCAACCGGTAATGACGACACGCCAGGCTCCAGGGGTTAACATTCACAGCCGCGCATTGTAGCATTCCCTCTCTTCATTACCGAGAATCCCGCATGTCCGCCACCCGTCGTCTCTTTTTCGGCCTCGAACTGCCCTCCGCGCTCCAGAAGGAGATTATCGGCTGGCGGGCAGAGCAATTTGCTCCCGATGCCGGTATCCCGGTTGCGGCCGCCAGCCTGCATATCACGCTGGCTTTTCTGGGTGAGGTTAGCGCGCAAAAACAGGCCGCGCTAATGGCGCAAGCTGGGCGCATCCGCCAGCCTTCCTTTACGTTAAACCTCAACGATGCAGGCCACTGGCCGCGCTCGCGCGTGGTTTGGCTGGGAAGCAATAGCCCGCCGCGCGGGTTATTACAACTGGCCAGCATGCTCCGCGCCCAGGCAGCTCGCAGCGGTTGCCCGCAGCCTTATGGCGCTTTTCACCCTCATGTTACGCTATACCGCCAGGCCCCTTCCGATGTGAGCCTGCCGGCCCCCGGCTTTTGCTGGCACCATGAAGTGGAAGAATTTGTACTGTTTGAGTCTGGAGCCAGCGGCGGACGTACCCGCTATCGAACCCTGGCACGCTGGCCGCTGACTTCATCCCGCCCTTCGGAGACATAATGGAATTTTCCCCCGCACTGCAACCCGCGACGCTTATCGCCCGCTATAAACGCTTTTTGGCCGATGTGCGAACCCCGGATGGAACCCTGCTCACTTTGCATTGCCCCAATACCGGAGCCATGACGGGTTGCGGTACGCCGGGCGACCAGGTGTGGTACTCAACCTCAACCAATCCTAAACGTAAGTACGCTCATACCTGGGAGCTGACAGAGACCCAGGACGGCGCGCTCATTTGCGTGAATACCCTGCGAGCCAACCAGCTGGTTAAAGAGGCTATTGCTGGAGAAATTATCCCGCCACTGAGAGGATACTCCGGGCTACGCAGCGAAGTGAAATACGGGGCGGAG
This genomic interval from Salmonella enterica subsp. enterica serovar Choleraesuis contains the following:
- a CDS encoding penicillin-binding protein 1B, which translates into the protein MAGNNREPIGRKGRPSRPAKSVGRRRSDDYDDDYEDDDYDDAPPARKGRGGYGNGKPPRRKRRFLWFLFKLGLVGLAIIIAYGVYLDQKIRSRIDGKVWQLPAAVYGRMVNLEPDMPYNKSEIVRLLEATQYREVSKITRPGEFTVQGNSVDLLRRPFDFPDGKEGQIRARLTFDGNSLSEIKNLDTGRDFGFFRLDPRLITMLSSTNSEQRLFVARSGFPELLVDTLIATEDRHFYEHDGISLYSMGRAVLANMTAGRTVQGASTLTQQLVKNLFLSSERSYWRKANEAYMAVIMDARYSKDRILELYLNEVYLGQAGNDQIRGFPLASLYYFGRPVEELSLDQQALLVGMVKGASLYNPWRNPKLALERRNLVLRLLQEQKVIDQELYTMLSARPLGVQPRGGVISPQPAFMQMVRQELHDKLGDKVKDLSGVKIFTTFDSVSQDAAEKAAKEGIPVLMKQRRLKDLETAMVVVDKMTGEVRAMVGGANPDFAGYNRAMQARRSIGSLAKPATYLTALSQPNTYRLNTWIADAPITLHLPNGQTWSPQNDNRQFTGQVMLIDALTRSMNVPTVNLGMALGLKNVSNTWVKLGVPENQLSGVPAMLLGALNLTPVEVAQAFQTIANGGNRANLSVLRSVISEDNQVLYQSFPQSERAVPAQAAYLTLYTMQQVVARGTGHALAAQFPNLHLAGKTGTTNNQVDTWFAGIDGREVVITWVGRDNNQPTRLYGSSGAMSIYQRYLKNQSPIPLDLTVPEDIGTLGVDGSGIFRCGGGYRTMPVWSSHPESLCQQEAPVEENGNPFSGDNPQQPAQQQPGQQQPAQQDDQKKDKDGVAGWIKDMFGNN
- the hrpB gene encoding ATP-dependent helicase, with product MSSLPVAAVIPELLSALHQAPQTLLIAPTGAGKSTWLPLKLLEQAQISGRILLLEPRRLAARNVAERLAELLGEKPGLTVGYRMRSETCVGPNTRLEVVTEGILTRMLQKDPELSGVGLVILDEFHERSLQADLALALLLDVQQGLRDDLKLLIMSATLDDDRLRQRLPDAPLVVSEGRSFPVERRYTPLAAHARFEEAVAQQVSQLLRAESGSLLLFLPGVAEIQRVQEQLAGRVDSDVMLCPLYGALPIAAQRQAILPAPSGKRKVVLATNIAETSLTIEGIRLVVDSALERTTRFDVRSGITRLITQRVSQASMTQRAGRAGRLEPGICLHLIALEQAERAAAQGDPEIMHSDLAGLVMELAQWGCYQPQELTWLDMPPAASLAAGRALLERLGAMDDNQRLNAVGRDMARTGLEPRCAAMLAQASSDDERATAAALIARIEEPERSGDGSLIDALSRRLPHWQQRSRQLMKRCGASGAEADPSLAAGLLARGYADRIARKRGEDGRYQLASGSGAVLNRDSGLGRYEWLIAPSLLQGNQNPDARILQALPVDIEQLTEQCPWLITCSDTVEWVEDKGTLNARRRWQIGALTLKTQVLAKPDENELHAAMLNGIRERGLGVLNWSADVSNLRTRLQCAAQWLDDTAWPDVSDEALLDNLEKWLLPEMGGVKSLQALRQVDLSRALGNLLDWSQRARLDSALPTHYTVPTGSRIAIRYAPDTHPVLAVRIQEMYGEARSPVVAEGRVALVLELLSPAQRPLQITRDLAAFWQGAWREVQKEMKGRYPKHLWPDDPANTAPTRRTKKYQ
- a CDS encoding RNA 2',3'-cyclic phosphodiesterase; protein product: MSATRRLFFGLELPSALQKEIIGWRAEQFAPDAGIPVAAASLHITLAFLGEVSAQKQAALMAQAGRIRQPSFTLNLNDAGHWPRSRVVWLGSNSPPRGLLQLASMLRAQAARSGCPQPYGAFHPHVTLYRQAPSDVSLPAPGFCWHHEVEEFVLFESGASGGRTRYRTLARWPLTSSRPSET